In Pyricularia oryzae 70-15 chromosome 2, whole genome shotgun sequence, one genomic interval encodes:
- a CDS encoding glycosyl transferase family 17 protein has product MAPIRKLRIWVVVPLAMLLVFLWHRQADVASDATSSSPPSAAHRVSVDMFHQVPGLPDAAMCRMHGWRPYQTPASGRKRKVYDLFMINTELEWLEIRLNTSYHEVDHFIVVEAPLTFTGLPKPLIIKENWERFAPYHDKLIYHELQYPPGYDPPRAWDREDLQRDAMLTQVFPGLEGGVSQPQDGDVIIVADVDEVVRPETLRLLRACAFPRRLTLRSRFYYYSFEFLHRGPEWAHPQATTYAGSVDATIKPTNLRNGDGGLGPLIYFDKDDLWNAGWHCSSCYATMSEVLTKMASFSHVSLNQDFFRDRNRIADRVREGLDLWSRADQIYDRIKDNKDLPPFVLNHKDRFVHLLDRSGKSAGFSDYPP; this is encoded by the coding sequence atggcaCCGATTAGGAAACTCCGCATCTGGGTCGTAGTACCCCTCGCCATGCTACTGGTCTTCCTATGGCACAGGCAAGCCGACGTGGCCAGTGACGccacgtcgtcgtcgccaccATCTGCCGCCCATAGGGTCTCGGTCGACATGTTCCACCAGGTCCCCGGCTTGCCCGACGCCGCCATGTGCCGCATGCACGGCTGGCGGCCCTACCAGACCCCAGCCTCGGGCCGGAAGAGGAAGGTATACGACCTCTTCATGATCAACACAGAGCTCGAGTGGCTCGAGATCCGCCTCAACACGTCGTACCACGAAGTCGACCATTTCATCGTCGTCGAGGCCCCGCTCACATTCACTGGCCTTCCCAAACCGCTAATCATCAAGGAGAACTGGGAGCGCTTCGCCCCGTACCACGACAAGCTCATCTACCACGAGCTGCAGTACCCGCCGGGCTACGACCCACCCCGCGCCTGGGACCGCGAGGACCTCCAGCGCGACGCCATGCTGACGCAGGTCTTTCCAGGCCTCGAGGGCGGCGTGAGCCAGCCGCAGGATGGCGACGTCATCATCGTggccgacgtcgacgaggTGGTTCGGCCCGAGACACTGCGCCTGCTGCGCGCGTGCGCCTTCCCGCGCCGCCTGACCCTCCGCAGCAGGTTCTACTACTACAGCTTTGAGTTTCTGCACCGCGGGCCCGAGTGGGCGCACCCGCAGGCCACCACGTACGCCGGGTCCGTCGACGCCACCATCAAGCCCACTAACCTGCgcaacggcgacggcggcctggGTCCTCTCATCTACTTTGACAAGGACGACCTGTGGAACGCCGGCTGGCACTGCTCGAGCTGCTACGCCACCATGAGCGAGGTCTTGACCAAGATGGCCTCCTTCTCGCACGTCTCGCTGAACCAGGACTTCTTCCGCGATAGAAATCGCATAGCCGACCGCGTGCGCGAGGGCTTGGATCTGTGGTCCAGGGCGGACCAGATCTACGACAGGATCAAGGACAACAAAGACCTGCCTCCGTTTGTGCTCAACCACAAGGATCGTTTCGTGCACCTGCTCGATAGGAGTGGCAAGTCGG